TTCTTCAATTTCAAAATGACAACCCGCTTCAATTAAAAGAAATGGGGTATCTTTTTCATTAAATCGTAATTCAACGAAAACGCCTAAAGCCGGCTTATCATCTGAATAACGGAAGTTTGATCTGGTACTTACATTAATAGTCTCTTCCGTTGGCGGTTCACCTATAACCGCGAATTGTTCAGTAGTAATTTGACGAAGTTGAAAACGTATAGGTTTATTCTTTTCCATTTAGGCAGCTTCTTTTAATTGATTTTCTTCAGCAGATTCCTGCATAGTATTATATGGAGGGTTGCTATAGTCATATTTCCCAAATGGTGTAACTGCTTTCTTAGTATAATTTCCCCAAAGTAATTCACCTGATGGGATTTTGAATTGAGCAACTGTCTGAAATCCAGGTACTTCGATTAAACTAATACCCAAGACTTTCTCAATTTTATCCAACGTTTCCAATGTAAAGTTTTCATAGCCCTTCACAATTTTACTAATATGCTGAGGAGAAACGTTTAATCTATCTGCTAATTCTTTTTGGCTGATCTTCTGTTCTCTGATTGCCCTCAATATTTTAAACGCAATCTTTGCAGAATTATCTAACCATCCTTCGTTAGAAACGCGCCACTCTGCCTTTTGAACCCAATTGGAAGGTTCTTTAGAGACCAGTTTACTTAATTTCTCTTTAATATTTTCCATTTTAATATACTTTCTATTTATATATCTTTTAATCCTTCATAATCAAAAATTCCATGACTACGAAGGAAATCCCTGCATCTGTCTAATTTATCTAATTCTTCTTGTGTATGAGTTCTTTCTTCCATTCGGTGTGTAAGTTTGATTGCGCCACCAGTAACTATGAAACAGTTATCAGATACCTTTATAGCATATAAACGGATCCAGCTTCTTTCAAGTACACCATATGCTTTAGTTTTTTGCAAATCAGCAGCTTTATATGCAGCATTAACGAGTGGTCTAAAAAAGCTGTTTACTGATTTGGCGTCAGGTTCTCCATTTTTTATTTTTAAAAATTGCTTTTCAAGCTCTTTAGCATCTTGACGGGTCCTAAATAAAGCTTCTTCAACTGAAAAATTCCTATAAAATCCTCTTGTTAAATCATCTAGATTCTTGTTGAAAAATTCTTCTAAATATTCAATGTCCTGCCACCGATCAAAGAGTGTAGTAAAAATATTTTCCGGGTCGCCATTGTACTTAACCGCAAACAGACTTTGGTTTTCTAATTCAAATATACTAATAAATTTCATAAAATCAACCTATAAGTTGATGCCTTTGATTTGCGACATTTATTATCATTTCCTCCCAATAATTGCCCACATCCATAAATAAACTTGTTTGAAATTAAACAAAATTGGCATTATTAAAAAACATTATTAGCGCGATGAAAAATTAAAAAGTAAGGGCAGAATAAGGTGAAAGCTAGCCAGGTGGAATTACGCGTATTACAAGCTCCGGAGGAGCGCTTTGTGTGTAGAAAACGGTATGTCCCCCCACACCCCGGAGCTGCGAAGCTGCGACATGATGAGGGCAATTAAAAATGAAAAATTAAAAAGGGAGACAATTATATTAAATCCGCCTTCAAACGATGATTATTTTCCCCGGTAAAAAAAATTGTCGTTGGGCGGTAATTTTAATTGTCGTCAGCATTCGCCTGGGGAACACTTATGGCCCTGAGTGAGGAACGCTTTTGGACCTGAAACAAGTGACATGTCAAGGGCCATCAAAACCAGCCACCCAGGGCCATGAAAACCTGCCACCTGTT
The window above is part of the Ignavibacteria bacterium genome. Proteins encoded here:
- a CDS encoding helix-turn-helix transcriptional regulator, producing MENIKEKLSKLVSKEPSNWVQKAEWRVSNEGWLDNSAKIAFKILRAIREQKISQKELADRLNVSPQHISKIVKGYENFTLETLDKIEKVLGISLIEVPGFQTVAQFKIPSGELLWGNYTKKAVTPFGKYDYSNPPYNTMQESAEENQLKEAA